In Prunus dulcis chromosome 1, ALMONDv2, whole genome shotgun sequence, the following are encoded in one genomic region:
- the LOC117631689 gene encoding glyoxysomal fatty acid beta-oxidation multifunctional protein MFP-a: MGSRGKGRTVLEVGADGVALITIINPPVNSLSFDVLYSLKDNFEEALRRNDVKAIVITGAKGKFSGGFDITAFGGLQGGQKDESKPGLMSVEVITDIFEGTSKPSVAAIDGLALGGGLEVAMVCNARISTPNAQLGLPELQLGLIPGFGGTQRLPRLVGIAKALEMMLTSKPVKGQEACDLGLVDAIVSPDQLVSTARQWALDILERRRPWVVTLHKTDKLEPLGEAREMLKFARAQVRKQAPNLKHPLVCIDVVEEGIASGGRSGLWKEAEAFQVLLHSDTSKSLIHIFFAQRGTSKVPGVTDRGLVPRRVTKVAVIGGGLMGSGIATALILSSYPVILKEVNDKFLQAGIGRVRANLQSRVKKGKMTQEKFEKTVSLLKGVLDYESFKDVDIVIEAVIEKVSLKQQIFADLEKYCPQHCILASNTSTIDLNLIGEKTKSHDRIIGAHFFSPAHVMPLLEIVRTNQTSPQVVVDLLEVGKKIKKTPIVVGNCTGFAVNRMFFPYTQAGLLLVEHGADVYQIDRVITKFGMPMGPFRLADLVGFGVAIATGMQFIKNFPERTYKSMIIPLMQEDGRAGESTRKGFYTYGDKRKASPDPELKKYIEKSRSISGVSIDSKLLKLSEKDIVEMIFFPVVNEACRVLAEGIAVKAADLDIAAVMGMGFPPYRGGILFWADLLGSKYIYSRLEEWSNIYGEFFKPCAYLAERAAKGASLSAPSKQANSRL, translated from the exons ATGGGTAGCAGAGGAAAGGGTCGTACCGTTTTGGAAGTAGGAGCTGATGGCGTGGCTCTCATCACCATCATTAACCCTCCTGTCAATTCCCTCTCTTTTgatg TATTATACAGCTTGAAGGACAATTTTGAAGAGGCTTTGCGCAGAAATGATGTGAAGGCAATTGTTATTACGG GTGCAAAAGGCAAATTTTCTGGTGGCTTTGATATTACTGCTTTTGGTGGACTCCAAGGGGGACAGAAGG ACGAGTCAAAGCCTGGTTTAATGTCTGTGGAAGTCATCACTGACATTTTTGAAG GTACTAGTAAACCTTCAGTTGCTGCCATTGATGGCCTTGCACTCGGGGGAGGATTGGAGGTTGCAATG GTGTGCAATGCCCGAATATCAACTCCTAATGCACAATTAGGCCTGCCCGAACTACAGCTTGGACTTATTCCTGGATTCGGAG GGACGCAACGGCTTCCACGTCTTGTGGGAATCGCAAAGGCACTTGAGATGATGCTG ACATCAAAACCAGTTAAAGGGCAAGAGGCTTGTGATTTAGGCCTTGTCGATGCTATTGTTTCACCTGATCAGTTGGTGAGCACTGCACGCCAGTGGGCCTTGGATATATTGGAGCGTAGAAGACCGTGGGTTGTTACTCTTCACAAGACTGACAAGTTAGAGCCCCTTGGAGAAGCTAGGGAAATGCTTAAATTTGCAAGAGCTCAAGTCAGGAAGCAGGCTCCAAATCTCAAACACCCATTGGTTTGCATTGATGTTGTTGAAGAGGGTATAGCCTCTGGTGGCCGGTCTGGACTTTGGAAG GAGGCTGAGGCTTTTCAAGTACTTCTGCATTCTGACACTTCCAAAAGCTTGATCCATATCTTCTTTGCTCAACGTGGAACATCAAAG GTACCTGGGGTGACTGATCGTGGTTTGGTGCCTAGACGAGTTACTAAGGTTGCTGTGATTGGTGGAGGATTAATGGGGTCTGGAATAGCAACAGCATTGATTCTTAGTAGTTATCCAGTGATCCTGAAAGAAGTAAATGATAAGTTCTTGCAGGCTGGGATTGGTAGAGTCAGAG CCAATCTACAGAGCCGTgtcaagaaaggaaaaatgacTCAAGAAAAGTTTGAAAAGACCGTCTCTCTTCTTAAGGGTGTCCTGGATTATGAAAGCTTTAAAGATGTGGACATTGTCATAGAG GCGGTTATTGAGAAGGTTTCTCTAAAGCAACAAATTTTTGCGGATCTTGAAAAATATTGCCCACAACACTGCATACTTGCTAGTAATACATCCACAATCGACTTGAACCTCATTGGAGAGAAGACGAAGTCTCATGATCGGATTATTGGCGCCCATTTCTTTAG TCCCGCGCATGTCATGCCACTTTTGGAAATTGTTCGTACTAATCAGACTTCTCCCCAAGTTGTTGTCGATTTGCTAGAAGttgggaaaaagataaagaaaaccCCAATTGTTGTCGGAAACTGCACAGGATTTGCTGTAAACAGAATGTTCTTTCCTTATACACAAGCTGGTCTTTTGCTTGTTGAACACGGTGCTGACGTCTATCAGATTGATAGAGTAATCACCAAGTTTGGAATGCCTATGGGCCCATTCAG ATTGGCTGATCTGGTTGGCTTTGGTGTCGCTATTGCAACTGGCATGCAATTTATAAAGAATTTTCCTGAGAGGACATATAAATCAATGATTATCCCTCTGATGCAGGAGGATGGAAGAGCAG GTGAAAGTACTCGAAAAGGGTTCTATACTTATGGTGATAAACGCAAAGCTAGCCCAGATCCtgaattgaaaaaatatattgagaAGTCGAGGAGCATTTCTGGTGTTTCAATAGAttctaag CTATTGAAGCTATCAGAAAAGGACATTGTGGAGATGATATTTTTCCCCGTTGTGAATGAGGCCTGTCGAGTGCTTGCTGAAGGTATTGCTGTAAAAGCTGCTGACCTTGACATTGCTGCAGTCATGGGCATGGGTTTCCCACCTTAcag GGGAGGCATCTTGTTCTGGGCTGATTTACTTGGATCCAAATACATATATTCAAGATTGGAGGAATGGTCAAATATTTATGGTGAATTTTTCAAGCCTTGTGCCTATTTGGCTGAAAGAGCTGCAAAGGGGGCTTCTCTG AGTGCTCCGTCGAAGCAAGCAAATTCTCGGTTATAA
- the LOC117615753 gene encoding bidirectional sugar transporter SWEET17 gives MEGLILFIGVIGNIISVLMFLAPVGTFWRIVKHRSTEDFESLPYVCTFLNSFLWTYYGIIRPAGGLLVATVNGFGVVVEIIYLILFLVYAPAKMRAKTAILIGTLDVGFLVAVILATWLALQGETRIDALGFICAGLNIIMYGSPLVAMKTVITTKSVEYMPFFLSFFFFLNGGVWTLYAWLIRDVFLGVPNGIGFLLGTTQLVLYAIYRNAKPADSISSGLLEEGRQHGEILETT, from the exons ATGGAaggattaattttatttattggggtcATAG GCAACATCATCTCAGTGCTAATGTTCCTTGCTCCTGT cGGAACGTTTTGGAGAATTGTAAAGCACCGATCGACGGAGGACTTCGAGAGTCTGCCTTATGTTTGCACATTCCTCAACTCCTTCTTGTGGACTTACTATGGAATTATAAGGCCCGCCGGAGGATTACTTGTGGCCACTGTCAATGGTTTTGGTGTCGTTGTTGAGATTATCTACCTTATTTTGTTTCTGGTATATGCCCCAGCAAAGATGAGG GCAAAGACGGCCATCTTGATTGGAACCTTGGATGTGGGTTTTCTAGTAGCTGTCATTTTAGCTACCTGGCTGGCATTGCAGGGAGAGACACGTATTGATGCACTAGGGTTCATTTGTGCAGGCTTAAACATCATCATGTACGGCTCGCCGCTAGTTGCCATG AAAACAGTGATAACAACTAAGAGTGTGGAGTACATGCCATTCTTcctctcatttttctttttcctcaacGGAGGGGTGTGGACTCTCTATGCTTGGCTCATACGAGATGTTTTCCTTGGG GTACCAAACGGGATTGGGTTTCTTCTTGGAACAACGCAGCTAGTGCTATATGCGATTTACAGAAATGCCAAACCAGCCGATAGTATTTCAAGTGGGCTGCTAGAAGAAGGAAGGCAACATGGAGAAATATTGGAGACCACTTAA